From the Helianthus annuus cultivar XRQ/B chromosome 17, HanXRQr2.0-SUNRISE, whole genome shotgun sequence genome, the window TCGGCAGCCTTAATAAAACTTCGAACACCCACTGTATAAATTTCGGATACACGCGAAATTTTATACATCCAATAATCACGATCCATCtgaaaatatataatatattaaagaaGAACTTTTTGATACCCTTAGTTAAAGAAGTTCTACCACCAAAGTTTTAACAAGAATTTACAAAGCTAAAACAAGGGAGCGAGAGTTCGACTAAGGAATGCACTTTCGTGTATCATACATTCTATTATGAAATTACTATgctatgttttattttttattacatGTTTTTTGTTATGTAAGTTTTGTCGCCTTTCCATTTTTTGAACATTATTTACTTCTCGCACGGTGGGTTTCCtactagtttaaaaaaaaaataagtgtgTATGTAAGAAGGGGATCCTAACCATatttagactatggggtatggggcgtgggttggcaCGTGAGTTGGAgagaaacgcccaagtcaccaccccgggtgggcttgggtttgggcgtggccccttgggcgggatTTTAAGGCCGGGCGTGGGGCATGCTAGCGATCCTATGTGACCGACTCTTATTTGCTTGTTGGCTAGGGCATAGCGGGCCatgttttaattttatatttttcttattttaataCAACTGACCAAGCCACaccgggctagccacgccccgcctCGCCATACCCTacggacacgtcactcaccagcaagggggctcgaactccacgtgtcaacccatgccgcAAACCCCCGCCCCTCCATACCCATGGTCTTACCTCCAATAATTTTCCTAAAATTTTCACTTTCCCTCCGATATTAACTAAGTTTCCCTCGTTCTtcaatttggttttcaaaaattatCATCAACACCTCCCCTAACCCTAATTGAATCACACACATAGTTATTTATCAGCCACCATCGGAGGAAATATGCACTTTCTCTTTTGAGGTAACTTATAAAGTTCAAACTCTAGTTCGATAACAAGTTGCCAAATTGTTATTCTTAGGTTCATAGATTTCAGAACTGTTTTTTTTATATGCCAGAAGGGATGAAGTATTAATATGTGCATCATAAGTATCATAATTTATGTGAATGTTTTGGATTTAGTTGATCTGATTAGTTTTCTATTTCAGAACTGTTTTTTTATATGCCAGAAGAGATGAAGAGATGAAGTATTAATTGGTATGACCAGGTGATTTTCCGTCTTATATATCCCTTGTCACTTGTGAGTACTTCTTGTCAACAATTACTGTCAAGAAACAAAAACTTTGTTACACTGACATTGTATTTTGAAACCTGAAAACCTCTGTTTTGTTCTGTGGTGTCTGTTTGGTATATCTGTAGCTAGTTACTCTTTGGTATATCACCAAAAACTTTGTAAACCCTTGTTTTGTAGATTCACTTCAGTATGTTCCATCTATGCACAAATGATGGATCCAATAGTGACTCTATTCGGAAGTGTTCACGAGAAACAGAACGAAACCGGAAGCATGATCTTCCCAAATTTCGGAAGCATGTTTCATGGCGATCAGCATAAACCCGATAACTGGGATGTAGAGAGTAATCACGAAAATGGGAACTTATCCGTGGACGAAACTAATGATAATGTAAAAACCCCGTTGCTATCGCTTAATTCAACTAGTGTAGATAAAGACATGATTGCTCCGGTTTCTAGGAGTATGTTAAACACAGTTCAGCCTAGCGAGTCGAATAGTGTGATAGGgattggtggtgggtggcagttGGCGTATACGAAGACCGAAGACCGAAGACGGGAAGAAAGCGGGCGGGTTGCAGCGGATTTACTTGCACCAGGAGGGTGGTGCAGAATCCAGACGCGGGTCCATTGCTTCACTCCCGGTTGCAGACGACGGTGACGGGGTTCGGGCCTCGGCTCTTGTTAGTAGATCAGTTCTTTGTTTAGATAATACGATGGGTCAGAACCCGATTCAGTCGAGTCTGATCAAGCCGCAACCGTCTACTAAAGATGTGAGGAGTTGGGCTGATCTTTCCAAGCTGGTATTAAACAAGCATTGATTGTTGGTGTTGggattcaaatactacaacaggTGAATCGTTATGTTTCAGGTGTATGGTAATCAGGGtgaaaaatattttgaacttaCAGAACAATAATCTCACTGGTGAATTTCCAACGTCTTTGACAAATTTATCTTCTTTAGAGTCATTAAATATGCATAATAACAAGCTCTCAGGAGAAATACCTTTAAACATGGATAGTCgcttaaaaaaaaacattattttaaccatcccgacccgacccgaaacccgttctaacccaaacccgttccgacccgaacccgttttgacccgaacccgttttgacccgaacgccCGAACCAAAACAACACGTTTTTTAAttaacccgttttgacccgaacccgttttgacccatgacccgacccgacccaacccgtttgccaggtctaattTTGGCTATGCGTTATTCGATTTGTGTTTATGTATGAACTTGGCGTCGCTGCGAAGgtgtgtctttttttttttttttgctttctaTTCTTATATTATGGATCTTTTTAATGTTCAATGGATTTTTTGCAGCTACATTTTGATATGTTGTTACTTGATTGATGTCTACTTGGTTGCCTTTCCGTATAATCTTAATTTCCTTATGTTTTAGGGTTTATTGGTTCATTTTTTCGCTGTTAGAATTTGGGCTTCTACTATTCTAGCTATGGCTTAGTTTGGCCAGTTTCTTTCATTGCAGTTCACCTATACGAGTAACGCGATGCTGGTATGAAGCAGGTTGAATACTTGAATTGCTTAAAGTTCTTTTTTTATAGTTTGATTGTTATGAGATATATTAGCTAGTCTACCTACAACAAGCATTGTATATTCGTTTGCTATATATATAATGCACACATGCATTATTCTATTTAGTTGACTTGTaaaaaagtttgttttaatttttgaacatttttctttccTAGACGTCAAAGAGTGACGATAAAAGCAACCTCCTTTGTTTTGGGCGTTGCATTAATACAACAGGGAGCTACAACTGTACATGTTGGCCAGGATACATCGGTGATGCAAAAACACCAGATGCTTGTCGACCAATCTCTAATGGTTCAAAATTTCTAGTCATGGTATTCACATTAGCTGCGTGGTTCTTTATTAACAACATCGGCCATCGGCCATGTTAAAACTTAATTACTTAGTAAATGGTCCAATATAGTTAGTGTTGTGcctatatatgtatgtgtgtgtgacgTGACTTACGCCTAGCAGTATCTAAATGGAAAGATTTTTAGTTTTTCATGTCTTGCCTTTGTTTATCTTTCCCAAACCTGATTATTTTGCATTCTATTTTAAGATAACTGCATGTGATGAGATGATTTTTCCTTTTATTTCACATGTAGCTCTAGTGTTTGGTTTCATGGCAACATTATTTGGTATCGGTGTAGGCTCCTGTTGCTCTATAGACGAGTCGTTTGACCTAACGTGCAACACGACTTACGACCCACCGAAGGTATTCACACaaatatacatacacataacaaATAACCACATAAAGTTAAAATTTCATACCTTTGCTTGATGATTGAATGAGATGTCTAAAAAAACTTGTAAAATTCGACCTTCACCTAAATATAACAAAATATATTCAATAATATtcaataaaactaaaataaaatttcaATAAATGAAATAATACCTTTAGTTTAATGTATACATAAGATAAAACGAAGAAGATGATACAAATTTGACGAGCCTTCGTTTCTTCAAGTATCAAAGGAAAAAGATATGAAAAATATGAAATGTTTGTTTGAGATATTAAAGGAAAGAAGAtgatgattttcaaacttttgaaTTCTTTCTCCTTCCTTTGACTACGTGTGTAGTCAAAATATTATCAATatcttattttttaaaaataaatatttaagatATATGTGAGTTGATTTGTATATATTATCAATAGTTTATTTATATTAAGGTTAAAATGGTTCGAATTTATGTATATAAAAGTCAAGTTGTCAGACTTTATGGATTGAATTAATTAATTATTGAATGGGTCAAGTACATTCATTCACTAGAATGTAAAAAATGCGGTTATATTAGAACCGCATCTTATGGGCGAAATTGAAtgatgctaaaaatgcgattacATTAGAACCGCATCTTTTGCGAAATTGAAAGATGCAAAAGATGCGGTTACATTAGAACCGCATCTTTTGGGCgatgttttttttaaatgaataCATGACTTTGTTAGATGAATCAAAAGATGCGGTTGCAACCTACCAACCGCATCTTTTGAAAACACCCATAGCATCCTTTGTTCATTTTTGTACTAGTGTAAATAGCTATAATTATATAAAACATTTAAGAAAACTCTATATTTTCTCAAAAGTGATTAATTATTGTGAAACTAACCTAATAGCAAATAATAAGagtagaagaagaagaaaataataGGGAGAATGGatctaatatttcattgattgagGTGTGTTCTACAATGAGATACAATAGCGGTATATATAGGAGTACAAAACCTGGAGAGAAAGCTAATCTATTTTTGTCgttgataaccataataatataatatgtttataacactcccccttggttatcaacttCATACGCTTGGAGATGTTGTctcattaaaaaccttgctaggaaaacccggtgggacaaaacctcagctaagggaaaaagagtgcagtgCGTATTGTCTCCCCCTGATACGTATGGATCGGGTacgttgcctcattaaaaaccttactaagaaaacccaatgggacaaaacttagttaagggaaaaagagtgcaacttgaataaatcTCCCCTCATTATAATACGTATCCTTTAAGTgacgtgtgtccatcttccttgaaagttgTTCAAAGCTTGTGTAGCCAATGATTTGTCGCTTGATCCCTTAATCTCTTAATATGAaatcctttatgttgagcaatgttgtataatcttctaacgagactttaggtCTCTCCTTTCAAAAATACCATATGTCCACGACTGTGTTTTGTTACATTCttgcatctacaagactaaccaaacttgttttgatgggttaataaaatataatcaaatatcatttatacctgaaatatttctttgaactcgttccaatgtctcttcgcttgacaaagactatatcatgacaataagctcaagtgaaagatattataaccatacatcgctagcaaaacatattaatgcacatatgcatttaaCGATGGCACTTttagaatgagaatctctactttggtaggagatgataatagacatttcttataacaagtgacttaagaacctttaacatactttaaggttcaactatgtccatactaaaatatcccaacatcatcttctagatgttCTTGAGGGAttgataaaatataattacatatatactcgaactacagttcgagtaataattagatcATGCCAAGGTCATTAAAAAATTATCCCTCTAAAAGCTCGGCAatttctctcgatgatgcctagacatcatcactgtaaattccgattatagtgaacttttaaaagtagaatgttgataaaacatggctaatttaattaaacttatatccctctttaagcaaatatctcgagttgtacCATACTCGACCGGACTATTTTAGTCCGTACATATTTTGTCAGCTTCATATAGTATGTTCTCGAGGTTTTGAcatcaatgcttttggcattttcaatccatgagggaattcatttcatcttatccaaatatgcatgtgtTTTCACTCTTCAGGAGTTTTGCTACATAAATTTTCCcatcaatgcttttggcattttcaatccatattgtaccatgtgTGTACACTATTTATTAAGATATTACAATCACCAGgtacaagttttctatgtatgtttattggtgcacaagaattacatcGTTAAGATGTTTCAATTCACCTTTATGGACTCAACTGCTTTAGGAAACTCATCAAGAGTTCAATCGTGTTAAAAAAATATGTATACAACGATCATATTGTTCTCGAGAACTTAACTTACATGATTTTGATTATTCAAATCCTTTAGGGACCTTCATGTACACTTTTAGTATCAAGAGATACATAACATTCTCTTTCTATATATTACCAGACGAATTAAATGTTGGAAAGTCATTGCATCCACCACTAGAGAATGTGTCTCTTTATAATCAATCATGGGTTTTTGCGAAAATCCTTATGCCACCAATTTTGTCTTATCTCACTtgatttgattttcacatgattcgcataaaagacccatttgtatccaacatactgttgtatggactgttggtccgaAAACTTTCAATTTCATTAGAGAATTGAACTCTGCCTTATTTGCATCTTTTCgcttttggccaatcatttataTGTATTAATTCATAGACAGATCTTAAACTTTGATCCTCATCATTTCAAgcgctatattatatacaaaagtataacgacgtcgattttagTTTCGATTCCATGCATTtatagacatgatacaacttattgAGATCTCTTTATCTTCAGGTAACTGAGGTTCTTCTAGAACAATCATGTCTGATGTCTCTTCAGGAGATATTCTTTCTGTAACCttgacttgaccatcttaattacttgctccaattttcgaggaattttattattggaatcgactagtctaccacgcttcaagcatgcaatagactcattacaaataCGTGGTTGTCTCTAGGACACAATCATATATGGAGCATACGCA encodes:
- the LOC110925228 gene encoding monosaccharide-sensing protein 2-like, translating into MTRFTSVCSIYAQMMDPIVTLFGSVHEKQNETGSMIFPNFGSMFHGDQHKPDNWDVESNHENGNLSVDETNDNVKTPLLSLNSTSVDKDMIAPVSRSMLNTVQPSESNSVIGIGGGWQLAYTKTEDRRREESGRVAADLLAPGGWCRIQTRVHCFTPGCRRR